The stretch of DNA CTCCATTGCTCCGGCTGACGGTGAACCCCAGCCCCTTGACAGGGTTGGCACAAAACAGCCAGATCATGGTGGACAAGCTGACAACGGTACGACGCGCTAACCTCGCCCAGCGAATAGGCAGAATCGATTCCGAAACCATGGTTGCTGTTGAGCAATCGCTCGCCGTCTTTCTCGGCCTGGCACGCTGATGGAGGACGACGGGCCAGCCCGCTGGTCACGGCGGGCAGGAACACCACGGTGATTCCCGGCGTCGTGCCTGAACAGATCGCGGAACTGAAGCCGCACGCCGTCGCTGTGGTCGGGGAACTCCTAGCCCTCGCGGTCGATCTGCAGGTAGCTGAGTCCGCTGACGTCGAGCCAGAACTGGGTGGGAGTCTCCACCAGGCGCAACAGGACGCCTTCGCAGGAACTGCAGCGCACTACAATGCCCGGGGCGTCAGCGTAGACCTTTGCCTCCGCGAAGGCCCGGACGGCGCCGCAGTGCTTGCACCGTCCGAT from Pseudarthrobacter siccitolerans encodes:
- a CDS encoding type II toxin-antitoxin system PemK/MazF family toxin, translated to MNRGELWTVSGGTHAQKPRPALIIQDDLFAASESITLLPLTSHLTDAPLLRLTVNPSPLTGLAQNSQIMVDKLTTVRRANLAQRIGRIDSETMVAVEQSLAVFLGLAR
- a CDS encoding DUF6510 family protein; translation: MTGKHASPGAENPGPEDRDIAGSERNPIPHLDGNAAAGPLWEVFRIDLIAAIGRCKHCGAVRAFAEAKVYADAPGIVVRCSSCEGVLLRLVETPTQFWLDVSGLSYLQIDREG